One window of the Janthinobacterium sp. PAMC25594 genome contains the following:
- a CDS encoding DUF2939 domain-containing protein, producing the protein MKRKYATAIIFSVAAIGFTWVSPYIAMYRISIAAKSVRLENLAQQADLPAVRASVARQLRAAGETAGEDDFKEMLDTIVSPPGITVLILHGKQGADGKRHDFGMAYRSWNEVVLRRSGAGPAASQFLMRRHGIWDWKLTDITLPPELL; encoded by the coding sequence ATGAAAAGAAAGTACGCCACCGCGATCATTTTTAGCGTTGCCGCCATCGGCTTCACCTGGGTCAGCCCCTATATCGCCATGTACCGCATCAGCATCGCGGCAAAATCCGTGCGCCTGGAAAACCTGGCGCAGCAGGCCGACCTGCCCGCCGTGCGCGCCAGCGTGGCGCGCCAGCTGCGGGCGGCCGGCGAAACGGCCGGCGAAGACGATTTCAAGGAAATGCTCGACACCATCGTCTCGCCGCCCGGCATCACGGTGTTGATCCTGCACGGCAAGCAAGGGGCGGATGGCAAGCGCCACGACTTCGGCATGGCGTACCGATCGTGGAACGAAGTGGTGCTGCGGCGCAGTGGCGCCGGCCCCGCCGCCAGCCAGTTTTTGATGCGCCGGCATGGCATCTGGGACTGGAAACTGACGGACATTACCTTGCCGCCAGAATTACTCTGA
- a CDS encoding penicillin acylase family protein: MPVRRALFAAIACGAVAVPPVLAAPAVSVTDMARWQAQAANVSIARDTWGIPHVTGKSDADAVFGLMYAQAEDDFPRVELNYINAMGRLAEVEGERELYRDLRMKLFIDPQELQAQYRASPPWLRTLMDAFADGLNFYLATHPQVKPRLIAHFEPWMALSFSEGSIGGDIESVNLAQLEAFYGQQARPAAVALASIETGLDPEPSGSNGFAIAPAITKNGHALLMINPHTSFYFRPEVQMTSGEGLNAYGAVTWGQFFVYQGFNERLGWMHTSGGGDVIDEYLESIVDHDGAWFYRYDGGLRPLKAVPITVPYKLANGAMGSTTITVYYSHHGPIVRAQDGKWVALRLMHEPLKALTQSYTRTKARDYAAFYKTMELRTNSSNNTVYADADGNIAYFHGNFIPVRDPRFNWKQPVDGSDPATEWKGLHTVAQTITLFNPKNGWIQNTNNWPYSAAGANSPRQQDYPAYMSVYGENARGLHAVKVFQNRTGFTLDSLIAASYDSELTAFETLLPPLFAAYDALPAGDAQQLALADKIALLRAWDWRYALTSTATSLAVFWGQELAELTGKQAREQGVPVVDFLATDKVTAAQRLAALATAADKLQRDFGHWQTPWGEINRFQRLTGDVVQPFDDAQASLPVPYASGNWGALAAYGQSGKSITRRIYGERGNSFVAAVEFGPRIRAKSILAGGQSGDPKSPHFQDQAAMYARGEFKDVLFYPEQVERHLERRYRPGE, encoded by the coding sequence ATGCCAGTTCGCCGTGCCCTGTTCGCCGCCATCGCCTGCGGCGCCGTTGCCGTACCTCCCGTGCTGGCGGCACCCGCCGTTTCCGTCACGGACATGGCGCGCTGGCAGGCGCAGGCCGCCAACGTCAGCATCGCGCGCGACACCTGGGGCATTCCCCACGTGACGGGCAAGAGCGATGCGGATGCCGTCTTTGGCCTGATGTATGCGCAAGCCGAGGATGATTTTCCCCGCGTGGAATTGAACTATATCAATGCCATGGGGCGGCTGGCGGAAGTGGAGGGCGAGCGGGAACTATACCGCGACCTGCGCATGAAGCTTTTCATCGATCCGCAGGAGCTGCAAGCGCAGTATCGCGCCAGCCCGCCGTGGCTGCGCACATTGATGGATGCGTTTGCCGATGGCCTCAATTTTTACCTGGCCACGCACCCGCAGGTAAAACCGCGGCTGATCGCGCATTTCGAGCCGTGGATGGCCCTCAGTTTCAGCGAGGGCAGCATCGGCGGCGATATCGAGTCCGTCAACCTGGCGCAGCTCGAAGCGTTTTACGGCCAGCAGGCCAGGCCGGCCGCCGTGGCGCTGGCCAGCATCGAGACGGGCTTGGACCCCGAACCGAGCGGCTCGAACGGCTTCGCCATCGCGCCCGCCATCACGAAAAATGGCCACGCGCTGCTGATGATCAATCCGCACACCTCGTTCTACTTCCGCCCCGAAGTGCAGATGACCAGCGGCGAAGGCCTGAACGCATACGGCGCCGTCACCTGGGGCCAGTTCTTCGTCTACCAGGGTTTTAACGAGCGCCTGGGCTGGATGCATACCTCGGGTGGCGGCGACGTCATCGACGAATACCTGGAAAGCATCGTCGACCACGATGGCGCATGGTTCTACCGCTATGACGGCGGCCTGCGTCCCCTGAAAGCCGTGCCGATTACCGTGCCGTACAAGCTGGCGAACGGCGCCATGGGCTCGACAACCATCACCGTCTACTACAGCCACCACGGCCCCATCGTGCGCGCGCAGGACGGCAAATGGGTGGCCTTACGGCTGATGCATGAGCCGTTGAAGGCGCTCACGCAATCGTACACGCGCACCAAGGCGCGCGATTACGCGGCGTTTTACAAGACCATGGAACTGCGCACGAATTCGTCGAACAACACGGTATATGCGGATGCGGACGGCAATATCGCCTACTTCCACGGCAATTTCATCCCCGTGCGCGATCCGCGCTTCAACTGGAAGCAGCCTGTCGACGGCAGCGACCCGGCCACGGAATGGAAAGGGCTGCATACGGTGGCGCAAACCATCACCCTGTTCAATCCGAAGAATGGCTGGATACAGAACACGAATAACTGGCCGTATTCGGCGGCCGGTGCCAACAGCCCGCGCCAGCAGGACTATCCCGCGTACATGTCCGTGTATGGTGAAAACGCGCGCGGCCTGCACGCTGTCAAGGTCTTCCAGAACAGGACGGGTTTTACCCTGGACAGCCTGATCGCCGCGTCCTACGACAGCGAACTGACGGCCTTCGAAACCTTGCTGCCGCCGCTGTTCGCGGCCTACGATGCGCTGCCGGCGGGCGACGCGCAACAGCTGGCGCTGGCCGATAAAATCGCCTTGCTGCGGGCGTGGGACTGGCGCTATGCGCTGACGTCGACGGCCACTTCGCTGGCCGTGTTCTGGGGCCAGGAATTAGCCGAGCTGACGGGCAAGCAGGCGAGGGAGCAGGGCGTGCCCGTGGTCGATTTTCTGGCGACGGACAAGGTCACGGCGGCGCAGCGGCTGGCCGCGCTGGCGACGGCGGCGGATAAATTGCAGCGCGATTTCGGCCACTGGCAAACGCCGTGGGGCGAGATCAACCGCTTCCAGCGCCTGACGGGCGACGTGGTGCAACCGTTTGACGATGCGCAAGCCAGCTTGCCCGTGCCTTACGCGTCGGGCAACTGGGGCGCGCTGGCCGCGTATGGCCAGAGCGGCAAGAGTATTACGCGACGGATCTATGGCGAGCGCGGCAACAGCTTCGTGGCGGCCGTGGAATTCGGCCCCCGCATCAGGGCGAAAAGCATCCTCGCCGGTGGTCAGAGCGGCGACCCGAAGTCGCCGCACTTCCAGGACCAGGCGGCCATGTATGCGCGCGGCGAATTCAAGGACGTGCTGTTTTATCCCGAGCAGGTGGAACGGCACCTGGAGCGCAGGTACCGGCCGGGGGAGTGA
- a CDS encoding PLP-dependent aspartate aminotransferase family protein, which produces MSQETTRKSHLATRVIHAGQSPDPSTGAIMPPIYATSTFVQESPGVHKGLDYGRSHNPTRWALERCVADLEGGSAAFAFASGLAAISSVLELLDAGSHIVAGDDMYGGTYRLFERVRRRSAGHEFTYVDLTNPENLLAALRPETKMVWVETPTNPMLKLADLRAIADICRARGIIAVADNTFASPLVQRPLEHGFDIVVHSTTKYLNGHSDIIGGIAIVGAEERQAEWREQLGFLQNSVGAIAGPFDSFLALRGIKTLAIRMQRHCESALALAQWLEQQKEVKHVFYPGLASHPQHALAQRQMDGFGGIISIDLDTDLAGARRFLERCEVFALAESLGGVESLIEHPALMTHASIPPEQRARLGIGDGLIRLSVGIEDIEDLRHDLRTALDAI; this is translated from the coding sequence TTGAGCCAGGAAACCACCCGCAAGAGCCACCTCGCCACGAGAGTCATCCACGCCGGCCAGTCGCCCGACCCGTCGACGGGTGCCATCATGCCGCCCATTTACGCCACCTCGACCTTTGTGCAGGAAAGCCCCGGCGTGCACAAGGGACTCGATTACGGCCGCTCGCACAATCCCACGCGCTGGGCGCTCGAACGCTGCGTGGCCGACCTGGAAGGCGGCAGCGCGGCGTTCGCGTTCGCCTCGGGCCTGGCCGCCATCTCGTCCGTGCTGGAACTGCTGGACGCGGGCAGCCACATCGTCGCCGGCGACGACATGTACGGCGGTACCTACCGTTTATTCGAGCGCGTGCGCCGACGCTCGGCCGGCCACGAATTCACGTATGTGGATTTGACCAATCCCGAGAATCTGCTGGCCGCGCTGCGCCCGGAAACGAAGATGGTGTGGGTCGAGACGCCCACCAACCCCATGCTCAAATTGGCCGATTTGCGCGCGATTGCCGACATCTGCCGCGCACGGGGCATCATCGCCGTGGCCGACAACACGTTTGCCAGCCCACTGGTGCAGCGTCCTCTGGAACACGGTTTCGACATCGTCGTCCATTCGACCACCAAGTATTTGAACGGCCACTCGGACATCATCGGCGGCATCGCCATCGTCGGCGCGGAAGAACGCCAGGCCGAATGGCGCGAGCAGCTGGGCTTTTTGCAAAACTCGGTGGGCGCGATTGCGGGCCCGTTCGACAGCTTCCTGGCCCTGCGTGGCATCAAGACGCTGGCGATCCGCATGCAGCGCCATTGCGAAAGCGCGCTGGCGCTGGCGCAGTGGCTGGAACAGCAGAAAGAAGTCAAACACGTGTTTTATCCGGGCCTCGCATCGCACCCGCAGCACGCGCTGGCGCAGCGCCAGATGGACGGTTTCGGCGGCATCATCTCGATCGACCTCGATACGGACCTGGCGGGCGCGCGCCGCTTCCTGGAGCGCTGCGAAGTATTTGCTTTGGCCGAAAGCCTGGGCGGCGTGGAAAGCCTGATCGAGCACCCGGCCCTGATGACGCATGCCAGCATCCCGCCCGAACAGCGGGCCAGGCTGGGCATCGGCGACGGCTTGATCCGCCTGTCGGTGGGGATCGAAGACATCGAAGACCTGCGCCATGACTTGCGCACGGCGCTTGATGCGATTTGA
- a CDS encoding pyridoxal-phosphate dependent enzyme, producing MNDRMPSPSQPPALYKLIGNTPLVEVTRLDTGLCQLFLKLESQNPGGSIKDRIGLSIIEAAEADGRLQPGGTIVEATAGNTGIGLALVGRIKGYRVILVVPDKMSTEKVLHLKALGAEVHTTRSDVGKGHPEYYQDYAARLARELPSAFFADQFNNPANPLAHETTTAPEIWEQSGHDVDAIVVGVGSSGTLTGLTRYFRKTQPKLEFVLADPQGSILTEYIDTGKVSDTSGSWAVEGIGEDFIPAIADMDSVTKAYTITDQESFDSARALLRAEGILGGSSTGTLLAAALKYCREQTTPKRVVTFVCDTGTRYLSKVYNDGWMRDQGLLQRALSGDLRDLIGRRYDEGDVVSVAPGDTLLTAFNRMRASDLAQLPVIDGGQLVGILDESDLLLHVSGDTAHFGGLVGATMTTQIETLAPSSGLPALRATLDRGLTAVVADDTAFYGLITRFDLLNHLRRTLS from the coding sequence ATGAATGATCGAATGCCATCCCCATCCCAGCCGCCAGCGCTATACAAGCTGATCGGCAATACCCCGCTGGTCGAAGTGACCAGGCTCGACACGGGCCTGTGCCAGCTGTTCCTGAAACTGGAATCGCAAAATCCCGGCGGTTCCATCAAGGACCGCATCGGCCTGTCCATCATCGAAGCGGCCGAAGCCGACGGCCGCCTGCAGCCGGGCGGCACCATCGTCGAGGCCACGGCAGGCAATACCGGCATCGGCCTGGCCCTGGTGGGCCGCATCAAGGGCTACCGCGTGATTCTCGTGGTGCCCGACAAGATGTCGACGGAAAAAGTGCTGCACCTGAAGGCGCTGGGCGCGGAAGTGCACACCACGCGCTCGGACGTGGGCAAGGGCCATCCCGAGTACTACCAGGATTACGCGGCGCGCCTGGCGCGCGAACTGCCGAGCGCCTTCTTTGCCGACCAGTTCAACAATCCCGCCAATCCGCTGGCCCACGAAACGACGACGGCCCCCGAAATCTGGGAGCAAAGCGGGCATGACGTGGACGCCATCGTCGTCGGCGTCGGTTCGTCCGGCACCCTGACGGGCCTGACGCGCTACTTCCGCAAGACGCAGCCCAAGCTCGAATTCGTGCTGGCCGACCCGCAAGGCTCCATCCTCACGGAATACATCGACACGGGCAAAGTGTCGGACACGAGCGGCTCGTGGGCCGTGGAAGGCATCGGCGAAGATTTTATTCCGGCTATCGCCGACATGGACAGCGTCACCAAAGCCTACACCATCACGGACCAGGAAAGTTTTGATTCCGCGCGCGCCCTCTTGCGCGCCGAAGGCATTCTCGGCGGTTCGTCCACCGGCACCCTGCTGGCCGCCGCTCTCAAATACTGCCGCGAACAGACGACGCCGAAGCGCGTCGTCACGTTTGTGTGCGACACGGGGACGCGCTATTTATCCAAAGTCTACAACGACGGCTGGATGCGCGACCAGGGTCTGTTGCAGCGTGCGCTCTCGGGCGACTTGCGCGACCTGATCGGGCGCCGCTACGACGAGGGCGACGTCGTCAGCGTGGCGCCGGGCGACACCCTGCTGACCGCCTTCAACCGCATGCGCGCCAGCGACCTGGCGCAGCTACCCGTCATCGACGGCGGCCAGCTGGTGGGCATCCTCGATGAATCGGACTTGCTGCTGCACGTCTCCGGCGACACCGCGCATTTCGGGGGTCTGGTGGGCGCCACCATGACGACGCAGATCGAAACGCTGGCGCCATCGAGCGGTTTACCCGCCCTGCGCGCCACGCTGGACCGGGGCTTGACGGCCGTCGTCGCCGACGATACCGCCTTTTATGGCCTGATCACCCGCTTCGACCTTCTCAATCACTTACGCAGGACACTATCTTGA
- a CDS encoding thymidine kinase codes for MNAGKSTALLQVAHNYEEQGQQVRLYTAAIDSRYGVGRVTSRLGPQRQVDIFHADTNFLDDIPQVACLLVDEAQFLSTAQVQQLHQLAQVKGVPVICYGLRTDFKGEPFPGSAYLLALADDIEELKNICTCGKKATMNIRVDEQGHRIKEGEQISIGGNESYRQACGRCFYS; via the coding sequence ATGAACGCGGGCAAGTCGACGGCCTTGTTGCAAGTCGCGCACAACTATGAAGAGCAGGGCCAGCAGGTGCGCCTGTACACGGCCGCCATCGACAGCCGCTACGGCGTGGGCCGCGTCACCTCGCGCCTGGGGCCGCAGCGCCAGGTCGATATCTTCCATGCCGACACGAATTTCCTCGACGATATTCCCCAGGTCGCCTGTTTGCTGGTCGATGAGGCGCAATTTCTCAGCACGGCCCAGGTGCAACAATTGCACCAGCTGGCGCAAGTGAAGGGCGTACCCGTCATCTGCTATGGCTTGCGCACGGATTTCAAGGGCGAACCATTCCCCGGCTCGGCCTATCTGCTGGCGCTGGCCGACGATATCGAGGAATTGAAGAATATCTGTACTTGCGGCAAGAAGGCCACGATGAATATCCGCGTGGATGAGCAGGGCCACCGCATCAAGGAAGGCGAGCAGATCAGTATTGGCGGCAACGAGAGTTACCGCCAGGCGTGCGGGCGCTGTTTCTACTCGTAA
- a CDS encoding putative signal transducing protein translates to MHDDYVLIARLMIPTDAHVIRGCLAAAGIDVLLTDDQHMQADMLLAAAIGGARVMVREHDVARTNEILAAFERGDLALSDDADVGMPVAE, encoded by the coding sequence ATGCACGACGACTACGTTTTAATAGCCCGGCTGATGATCCCCACGGATGCGCACGTCATCCGCGGCTGCCTGGCCGCCGCCGGCATCGACGTGCTGCTGACGGACGACCAGCACATGCAGGCCGACATGCTGCTGGCGGCCGCCATCGGCGGCGCCCGCGTCATGGTGCGCGAACACGACGTGGCGCGCACCAATGAAATCCTGGCCGCCTTCGAGCGGGGCGACCTGGCGCTGTCGGATGATGCGGACGTGGGAATGCCCGTCGCCGAATAA
- a CDS encoding methyl-accepting chemotaxis protein, whose translation MPTISLSPRHWSVGGKITVFTFALVSLILASLTTLISIRTSTVLEQRAEAAVTSELNSVMTTTQVFHTAMVNEAASFARLFAAEFPGPFTVDTGAMVAVAGKATPALANGGKVLNLDTAVVDRYTAQTGVIATIFAANGDEFVRISTSLKKQDGERAIGTQLDHNHPSYAPLRAGQRFVGMATLFGKQYITQYDPVRDAGGKVVGVLFIGLDISKNLAMLKEKIRQVKIGQTGYIYIVDTAPGANYGHLVLHPNSEGKSALEFKASDGRLFIQEMLAQKDGAMRYTWTAPGETSASAREKQLFYRQFKDWQWIIAGGTFTDEITLEARQLRNQLAISGFVALLIFALLLYWLVRTLVSRPLAAAETAAAQIAAGDLTVHLDTSSQDEIGRLLRAMNRISDNLSQVVGNVRGSAGQIATASGEIASGNLDLSSRTEQQASSLEETAASMEELSSTVRQNVDHAQQASRLARDSSTLAAEGGAAVAQVASTMDAIRSSSSKIADIIGVIDGIAFQTNILALNAAVEAARAGEQGRGFAVVATEVRTLAQRSTAAAKDIKDLIQASAGTVDLGHAQVSQASATMDTVVASVRQVSTIMAEIAQASDEQRSGIEQVNQAIAQMDQVTQQNAALVEEAAAAADALQEQAHELNQVVGVFKL comes from the coding sequence ACCTCGACCGTACTGGAACAGCGCGCCGAAGCGGCCGTCACCAGCGAACTCAATAGCGTCATGACGACCACGCAAGTGTTCCATACGGCCATGGTCAACGAGGCGGCCAGCTTCGCCCGGCTGTTCGCGGCCGAATTTCCCGGCCCGTTCACGGTCGACACGGGCGCCATGGTGGCCGTGGCCGGCAAGGCCACGCCAGCGCTGGCCAACGGCGGCAAGGTGCTCAACCTCGACACGGCCGTGGTCGACCGCTACACGGCGCAAACGGGCGTGATCGCCACCATCTTTGCCGCCAATGGCGATGAATTCGTGCGCATCAGCACCTCGCTGAAAAAGCAGGATGGCGAACGCGCCATCGGCACCCAGCTCGACCACAACCACCCCAGCTATGCGCCGCTGCGCGCGGGCCAGCGCTTCGTCGGCATGGCCACCTTGTTTGGCAAGCAATACATCACCCAGTACGACCCCGTGCGCGATGCGGGCGGCAAGGTGGTGGGCGTGCTGTTCATCGGCCTCGATATCAGCAAGAATCTGGCCATGCTGAAAGAGAAGATTCGCCAGGTCAAGATCGGCCAGACGGGCTACATCTATATCGTCGACACGGCGCCCGGCGCCAATTACGGCCACCTGGTGCTGCACCCGAACAGCGAGGGCAAGAGCGCGCTCGAGTTCAAGGCAAGCGACGGCCGCCTGTTCATCCAGGAAATGCTGGCGCAGAAAGACGGCGCCATGCGCTACACCTGGACGGCGCCGGGCGAAACGAGTGCCAGCGCGCGCGAAAAACAGCTGTTTTACCGTCAATTCAAGGATTGGCAATGGATCATCGCGGGCGGCACGTTCACGGACGAGATCACCCTGGAAGCACGCCAGCTGCGCAACCAGCTGGCCATTTCCGGCTTCGTCGCCCTGCTCATCTTCGCCCTGCTGCTGTACTGGCTGGTGCGCACCCTCGTCTCGCGCCCGCTGGCCGCCGCCGAAACGGCCGCCGCGCAGATCGCCGCCGGCGACCTGACGGTGCACCTCGACACGAGCAGCCAGGACGAAATCGGCCGCCTGCTGCGCGCCATGAACCGCATCAGCGACAATCTGTCGCAGGTGGTCGGCAATGTGCGCGGCAGCGCCGGGCAGATCGCCACGGCGTCCGGTGAAATCGCCAGCGGCAACCTGGATTTGTCGAGCCGCACGGAACAACAAGCCAGTTCGCTGGAAGAAACGGCCGCCTCGATGGAAGAACTGAGTTCCACCGTGCGCCAGAACGTCGATCACGCGCAGCAGGCAAGCCGGCTGGCGCGCGACTCGTCGACCCTGGCAGCCGAAGGCGGCGCGGCCGTGGCGCAAGTGGCCAGCACCATGGACGCCATCCGCAGCTCATCTAGCAAGATCGCCGACATCATCGGCGTCATTGACGGCATCGCTTTCCAGACGAATATCCTGGCCTTGAACGCGGCCGTGGAAGCGGCCCGGGCCGGCGAGCAGGGACGCGGCTTCGCCGTCGTCGCCACCGAGGTGCGCACCCTGGCGCAGCGCTCGACGGCCGCCGCGAAAGACATCAAGGATCTGATCCAGGCGTCCGCCGGCACGGTGGATCTGGGCCACGCGCAAGTGAGCCAGGCTAGCGCCACCATGGACACCGTGGTGGCCAGCGTGCGGCAAGTGAGCACCATCATGGCCGAGATCGCGCAGGCCAGCGACGAGCAGCGCAGCGGCATCGAGCAAGTCAACCAGGCCATCGCCCAGATGGACCAGGTGACCCAGCAGAACGCGGCCCTGGTGGAAGAAGCGGCCGCGGCCGCCGACGCCCTGCAGGAACAGGCGCATGAGCTGAACCAGGTGGTGGGCGTGTTCAAGCTGTAA